The Fortiea contorta PCC 7126 genome has a segment encoding these proteins:
- the eno gene encoding phosphopyruvate hydratase yields the protein MSNILDTAIEAIAAREILDSRGRPTIEAEVHLLNGAVGLAQVPSGASTGTFEAHELRDGDKGRYGGKGVLKAVENVKEVLAPKLLNLDALNQELLDKTMIALDGSGNKSNLGANAILAVSLAAAKAGAESLGIPLYRYLGGPLANLLPVPLMNVINGGAHAANNVDFQEFMIVPIGAPSFKEALRWGAEVFATLSKVLDDKGLLTGVGDEGGFAPNLESNQVALELLVAAIEKAGYKPGEQVALALDVAASEFYKDGQYVYDGKPHAPTEFIDYLAELADQYPIVSIEDGLHEEDWQSWELLTQKLGSRVQLVGDDLFVTNATRLQKGIEQKAANAILIKLNQIGSLTETLETIDLATRNGFRSVISHRSGETEDTTIADLAVATRAGQIKTGSLCRSERVAKYNRLLRIEDELGDRAVYAGTVGLGPK from the coding sequence ATGAGTAACATTCTAGATACTGCCATTGAAGCGATCGCTGCTCGTGAAATTCTCGACTCACGGGGTAGACCGACAATTGAAGCCGAGGTGCATTTGCTCAATGGTGCTGTGGGATTAGCGCAGGTTCCCAGCGGCGCTTCTACAGGGACTTTTGAGGCCCATGAACTGCGGGATGGTGACAAAGGTCGTTACGGGGGCAAAGGTGTACTCAAGGCAGTGGAAAATGTCAAGGAAGTACTTGCACCAAAATTATTAAACTTGGATGCTCTTAACCAAGAACTGTTAGATAAAACCATGATTGCCTTGGATGGTTCAGGTAACAAATCTAACTTGGGTGCAAATGCTATCTTGGCAGTCTCGCTCGCCGCAGCCAAAGCTGGCGCTGAGTCTCTGGGAATTCCCTTATATCGCTACCTGGGCGGGCCTTTAGCGAATTTGTTACCCGTACCCTTGATGAACGTAATTAACGGTGGTGCTCACGCTGCGAATAACGTTGATTTTCAAGAGTTTATGATTGTCCCCATTGGAGCACCTTCCTTTAAAGAAGCACTGCGGTGGGGTGCGGAGGTGTTCGCCACCCTCAGCAAAGTATTGGATGACAAAGGCTTACTCACTGGGGTGGGTGATGAAGGCGGTTTTGCCCCTAACCTAGAGTCTAACCAAGTGGCTTTGGAATTGTTAGTCGCGGCCATTGAAAAAGCTGGATACAAACCAGGGGAACAAGTAGCTTTAGCTTTAGATGTCGCTGCTAGTGAGTTTTACAAAGATGGGCAATATGTCTATGATGGTAAACCTCATGCACCCACTGAGTTTATTGATTATCTAGCTGAATTAGCTGACCAATACCCGATTGTGTCGATTGAGGACGGCTTACATGAAGAAGATTGGCAAAGTTGGGAGTTGCTCACGCAAAAGCTAGGTTCACGGGTGCAGTTGGTGGGAGATGATTTGTTTGTCACTAACGCTACCCGCTTGCAAAAAGGTATTGAGCAAAAAGCCGCTAACGCTATTTTGATTAAGCTCAATCAAATCGGTTCCCTCACCGAAACCTTAGAAACCATTGATTTAGCCACACGCAACGGTTTCCGGTCAGTCATTAGCCATCGCTCCGGCGAAACCGAAGACACAACGATCGCTGATTTAGCCGTAGCTACCCGTGCTGGTCAAATCAAAACTGGTTCCCTCTGTCGCAGTGAACGAGTAGCCAAATATAACCGCTTACTGAGGATTGAGGATGAATTAGGCGATCGCGCCGTTTATGCTGGTACCGTTGGTTTAGGGCCGAAGTAG
- the argC gene encoding N-acetyl-gamma-glutamyl-phosphate reductase, translating to MGKFRRVPVGIIGASDYGGVQLVRLLMDHPEVEVVYLGGEHSAGKLFVDIYAHLSHAVNLPIEAIEPETIAHRCEVVFLSLPNGEACKIAPKLLEKGCQVLDLSADYRFRDLATYTTWYGTPRSDRTVAAKAIYGLPELYRDRIAETQLVGCPGCYPTASLLALLPLLKQGLIVPETAIIDAKSGPSCGKRQGKVNSLLAEVDNSLAAYGVARHRHTPEIEQICSQIAGHEVTVQFTPHIVPAVHGVLATVYATLRDPGLVGDDLITIYTAFYRNSPWVKVCDNGIYPQTKWASGSNICYIGVEVDPRTGRVIVISVIDNLIKGRGGQAIQCMNIMMGWDETLGLPKLGFYL from the coding sequence ATGGGTAAATTCAGACGCGTACCCGTTGGGATTATTGGCGCGTCGGACTATGGCGGTGTTCAGTTAGTGCGACTGCTGATGGATCATCCAGAAGTCGAAGTGGTTTATTTAGGCGGTGAACACAGTGCGGGGAAACTTTTTGTCGATATTTATGCCCATCTGTCCCATGCGGTTAACCTCCCCATAGAGGCGATAGAGCCGGAAACTATTGCTCACCGCTGTGAAGTCGTCTTTCTATCTCTACCCAATGGCGAGGCTTGCAAAATTGCACCAAAACTGTTAGAGAAAGGATGTCAGGTACTGGATTTGAGTGCTGATTATCGGTTTCGAGATTTAGCTACCTACACCACCTGGTATGGAACTCCAAGGAGCGATCGCACTGTTGCAGCCAAAGCAATTTATGGATTACCAGAACTCTACCGCGATCGCATTGCCGAAACACAACTAGTCGGTTGTCCTGGATGCTATCCCACAGCCAGTCTTTTAGCGCTTTTACCACTGTTAAAACAAGGCTTAATCGTCCCAGAAACCGCCATTATAGACGCTAAGTCTGGCCCCTCCTGCGGCAAACGACAAGGCAAAGTCAATTCGTTGCTAGCTGAAGTTGACAACTCTCTAGCAGCTTACGGTGTCGCCCGCCATCGCCATACTCCGGAAATTGAGCAGATTTGCAGTCAAATAGCGGGACATGAAGTCACAGTTCAGTTTACACCCCATATCGTGCCCGCGGTACACGGGGTTTTAGCAACTGTATACGCCACACTCCGCGATCCAGGTCTTGTAGGAGATGATTTAATTACAATTTATACAGCTTTTTATCGTAACTCTCCCTGGGTAAAAGTTTGTGACAACGGCATTTATCCCCAAACCAAATGGGCTAGCGGTAGTAATATTTGTTATATCGGTGTCGAAGTTGACCCCCGTACAGGTCGGGTGATTGTCATCTCAGTCATCGACAACCTGATTAAAGGAAGAGGAGGTCAAGCCATTCAGTGCATGAATATCATGATGGGTTGGGATGAAACCTTGGGGTTGCCTAAATTAGGATTTTATTTGTGA